From a single Calothrix sp. NIES-2098 genomic region:
- a CDS encoding Photosystem II reaction centre protein PsbD/D2: MTIAVGRAPSRGWFDVLDDWLKRDRFVFVGWSGILLFPCAYLALGGWLTGTTFVTSWYTHGLASSYLEGCNFITVAVSTPADSLGHSLLLLWGPEAQGDFTRWCQLGGLWTFVALHGAFGLIGFMLRQFEIARLVGIRPYNALAFSAPIAVFVSVFLMYPLGQSSWFFAPSFGVAGIFRFILFVQGFHNFTLNPFHMMGVAGVLGGALLCAIHGATVENTLFEDGEAANTFRAFNPTQSEETYSMVTANRFWSQIFGIAFSNKRWLHFFMLFVPVTGLWMAAIGIVGIALNLRAYDFVSQELRAAEDPEFETFYTKNILLNEGIRAWMAPQDQPHEQFVFPEEVLPRGNAL, translated from the coding sequence ATGACCATCGCAGTTGGACGCGCCCCCAGTAGAGGGTGGTTTGACGTTCTAGACGACTGGTTGAAGCGCGATCGCTTTGTATTCGTAGGTTGGTCAGGGATATTATTGTTCCCCTGCGCATACCTAGCACTTGGCGGTTGGCTGACCGGAACAACCTTCGTCACGTCATGGTACACCCACGGTTTAGCATCTTCGTATTTAGAAGGTTGTAACTTCATCACAGTAGCCGTATCCACCCCAGCAGATAGTTTGGGACATTCCCTGTTATTGCTGTGGGGACCAGAAGCCCAAGGAGACTTCACCCGGTGGTGTCAACTCGGCGGCTTATGGACATTCGTCGCTCTCCACGGAGCCTTTGGTCTAATTGGCTTCATGTTGCGGCAATTTGAAATCGCCCGTCTGGTAGGCATTCGTCCTTATAACGCATTGGCATTCTCGGCTCCCATTGCGGTATTCGTCAGCGTCTTCTTGATGTACCCCTTGGGACAATCGAGCTGGTTCTTTGCACCCAGCTTTGGTGTAGCGGGAATCTTCCGGTTCATCTTGTTCGTACAAGGTTTCCATAACTTCACCCTCAACCCCTTCCATATGATGGGTGTTGCTGGTGTGTTGGGTGGTGCATTGTTGTGTGCGATTCACGGTGCCACAGTCGAAAACACCCTATTTGAAGATGGCGAAGCAGCAAACACCTTCCGCGCCTTCAACCCAACGCAATCAGAAGAAACCTATTCAATGGTGACAGCAAACCGTTTCTGGTCACAGATTTTCGGGATTGCGTTCTCCAACAAACGCTGGTTACACTTCTTCATGTTGTTTGTGCCAGTCACCGGTTTGTGGATGGCAGCCATTGGCATCGTCGGTATCGCTCTCAACTTGCGGGCTTATGACTTCGTATCGCAAGAATTGCGGGCGGCTGAAGACCCAGAATTTGAAACATTCTATACCAAGAACATTTTGCTGAACGAGGGTATCCGCGCTTGGATGGCTCCTCAAGATCAGCCCCACGAACAATTTGTATTCCCTGAAGAAGTTCTACCTCGTGGTAACGCTCTCTAA
- a CDS encoding pterin-4a-carbinolamine dehydratase, with the protein MAQLLTETEIQQRVSVLSGWTVAGSTIKTTRTFKDFIQAIEFVNKLVEPAESAGHHPDIEISYNKVKIQLTTHDAGGLTQKDFDLAAVISQIN; encoded by the coding sequence ATGGCGCAGCTACTCACTGAGACGGAAATTCAACAACGGGTAAGTGTGCTTTCGGGTTGGACAGTTGCAGGGTCTACGATAAAAACTACCCGCACCTTTAAAGATTTTATCCAGGCAATTGAGTTTGTGAATAAACTGGTAGAACCTGCTGAGTCCGCAGGACATCACCCTGATATAGAGATTTCTTATAACAAAGTTAAAATCCAATTAACTACACACGATGCTGGTGGCTTAACTCAGAAAGACTTCGATCTAGCAGCAGTAATTTCTCAAATTAATTAG
- a CDS encoding BadM/Rrf2 family transcriptional regulator → MATNYQSGEPMQIRQIAAQQNIPDRYLEQLLATLRRGGIIKSQRGSKGGYLLAREPKKITLFEILECLEGLDIQANQGEINRRTVDGGAIAEIWQEACQAANSVFQKYSLQDLCDKRDSRRQLDIMYYI, encoded by the coding sequence ATGGCAACTAATTATCAAAGCGGCGAACCGATGCAAATTCGGCAAATTGCTGCACAACAAAACATCCCCGATCGCTATCTCGAACAGCTACTAGCAACCTTGAGGCGGGGGGGTATAATCAAGAGCCAGCGAGGTTCTAAAGGTGGCTATTTATTAGCTCGCGAACCCAAGAAAATTACTCTGTTCGAGATATTGGAATGTTTGGAAGGTTTAGATATACAGGCTAATCAAGGAGAGATTAATCGCAGAACAGTAGATGGGGGTGCGATCGCAGAAATCTGGCAAGAAGCTTGTCAGGCTGCAAACTCAGTTTTCCAAAAATATTCGCTTCAGGATCTTTGCGATAAGCGAGATTCTCGACGGCAGTTGGATATTATGTACTACATTTAA
- a CDS encoding cysteine synthase, translating to MRIANNITELVGRTPLVKLNRIPQAEGCVAQIVVKLESMNPSASVKDRIGVSMISAAEKEGLITPQKTVLVEPTSGNTGIALAMAAAAKGYRLILTMPETMSGERRAMLRAYGAELELTPGIEGMSGAIRRAQEIVNRTPHAYMLQQFRNPANAKIHRETTAEEIWEDTDGQVDAIVAGVGTGGTITGVAEVIKARKPTFQAIAVEPSNSPVLSGGKPGAHKIQGIGAGFIPQVLKLELIDEVITVTDEEAIAYGRRLAREEGLLSGISSGAALCAAIRVAQRPENEGRLIVVIQPSFGERYLTTPLFQDLEDKVAASIS from the coding sequence ATGCGAATTGCTAATAACATTACAGAACTCGTTGGACGTACACCTTTAGTCAAACTGAACCGCATTCCTCAAGCAGAAGGTTGTGTGGCTCAGATTGTAGTGAAATTGGAAAGTATGAACCCATCTGCATCTGTGAAAGATCGCATAGGGGTTAGCATGATTAGTGCCGCCGAGAAAGAGGGACTAATTACTCCGCAGAAAACGGTATTGGTGGAACCGACTTCTGGTAATACGGGAATCGCGCTAGCAATGGCAGCCGCAGCTAAGGGTTATCGGTTAATTTTGACCATGCCCGAAACCATGAGTGGGGAAAGACGGGCAATGTTGCGCGCCTATGGAGCCGAACTGGAACTAACACCAGGAATTGAAGGTATGAGTGGGGCAATTCGACGGGCACAAGAGATAGTGAATAGAACTCCACACGCCTATATGTTGCAGCAGTTTCGCAATCCAGCGAATGCTAAAATCCATCGAGAAACTACCGCCGAGGAAATCTGGGAAGATACCGATGGTCAGGTAGATGCGATTGTGGCAGGGGTCGGAACTGGTGGTACGATTACTGGTGTAGCAGAAGTAATCAAAGCACGTAAGCCAACTTTTCAAGCGATCGCTGTTGAACCAAGTAATAGCCCAGTATTATCTGGAGGAAAACCAGGAGCACATAAAATTCAGGGAATTGGTGCTGGATTTATTCCCCAAGTGCTGAAGCTAGAATTGATTGATGAAGTGATTACAGTCACCGATGAAGAAGCGATCGCCTATGGTCGGCGTTTAGCCAGAGAAGAAGGGCTACTATCTGGTATTTCCAGTGGTGCAGCGTTATGTGCCGCTATTCGTGTTGCCCAACGTCCAGAAAACGAAGGGCGTTTAATTGTAGTAATTCAGCCAAGTTTTGGAGAAAGGTATTTAACGACACCTTTGTTTCAAGACCTAGAAGACAAAGTAGCAGCTAGCATCAGCTAG
- a CDS encoding heat shock protein DnaJ-like protein encodes MVDYNHYEILKVNPNASQAEIKQAYRRQVKLFHPDSNQETADKEQIIRINAAYEVLSDTQTRLNYDQQLKNTSQNLNSRQQRTASAQRHYQATRKTGKDADELVEEWLRLVYQPVNRLLGNILNSLEEQIETLAADPFDDELLEEFQDYLQACKDDLKQAQIAFRSLPNPPSLARTAAHLYYSLNQVADGLEELAYFPLNYDEHYLHTGQELFRIATRLHYEAQASVK; translated from the coding sequence ATGGTCGATTATAACCACTACGAAATTCTCAAAGTTAATCCCAATGCTAGCCAGGCGGAGATTAAGCAAGCTTATCGCCGCCAGGTGAAATTATTTCATCCTGATAGTAATCAAGAAACAGCAGATAAAGAGCAGATTATCCGCATTAACGCGGCTTATGAAGTTTTAAGCGATACTCAGACTCGGTTAAATTACGACCAACAACTCAAGAATACTTCTCAGAACTTAAATAGTCGCCAACAGCGTACAGCATCAGCACAAAGACATTACCAAGCAACAAGAAAAACAGGAAAAGATGCTGATGAATTAGTTGAGGAATGGTTGCGCCTAGTTTATCAACCAGTCAATCGCTTGCTGGGTAACATTCTTAATTCCCTAGAAGAGCAAATTGAAACACTAGCCGCCGATCCTTTTGATGATGAGTTGTTAGAAGAATTTCAAGATTACTTACAGGCCTGTAAAGATGACCTCAAGCAAGCGCAAATAGCTTTTCGTTCTCTACCAAATCCGCCCAGCCTAGCCAGGACAGCGGCTCATCTCTACTACAGCCTGAATCAAGTAGCCGATGGTTTGGAAGAGTTAGCTTATTTTCCGTTAAATTACGACGAGCATTATTTACACACAGGTCAAGAACTCTTCCGTATTGCCACAAGATTACACTACGAAGCGCAAGCATCTGTGAAATAG